Part of the Microbacterium immunditiarum genome is shown below.
AGAAGGGCCGCCGCTACCTGGTCCGGTATCGCAAGCCCGACAACAGCCAGACCGACAAGCGCGGCTTCACAACCCACAAGGCCGCAGAGCAGTTCCTCGCTCGCGTCGAAGTCGCCAAGTCCCGCAACGAGTACATCGACCCGAAGGATGCCCGCGCCACTATCGAGGAGCTCGGCCCGGCGTGGCTGCTCAACCGCACGCGCGTGGTCAAGCCCTCCTATGCACGGACGTTGCAGTCCGCGTGGGAGGTGCATGTCCAGCCGAAGTGGGGAGCACGGCGGATCGCGACGATTCTGCACTCCGAGGCACAGGACTGGGTCTCCGAGCTGAGCACACGCCGGTCGGCGACGACCGTCGCCCGCGCGTATGGCATCCTCGCCGGCATCCTGGACACCGCGGTGAAAGACCGACGGCTCTCCTCCAACCCGGTGCGCGGGATCAAGATGCCCCGCAAGAAGAAGAAGCCGCACGCCTACCTCACCCACACCCAGGTCGACATCCTCGCTGCGACGTCCCTGTACCCGACACTGGTCTACTTCCTCGCCTACACCGGACTGCGGTGGGGCGAGGCGACCGGGATACGAGTGAAATACGTCGACTTCACCCGGCGGCGTGTACGGATCGAAGAGAACGCCGTCGACGTCGGCGGGAAGATAATCGTCGGCACCCCGAAAGACCACGAGAAGCGATCCGTCCCGTTCCCCCGATTCCTCGAACGGGGCATCCGCGACTGCGTGGCGGACAAGGGCGACGAGGGTCTGCTATTCGGCGACGGCGAGGAGCACGTGCGGCAGCCGTCGTCACAGGACGGATGGTTCGTCGCCGCCGTCAAACGCGCCCGGAAGATCGACCCGTCGTTCAAGAACGTCACCGCGCACGATCTGCGGCACACCGCGGCAAGCCTCGCGATCAGCGCCGGCGCGAACGTTAAGGCGGTCCAGCACATGCTCGGGCACGCCAGTGCTGCCATGACCTTAGACACCTATAGCGACCTGTTCGACGACGACCTCGATGCCGTCGCCGAAGCGCTCGACCGCGCCCACGCCGGCATCAGCGGCATCCGGCGGCCGAGGGCGCGGGCGGTGGAGGCTAGGACGAAGCGCCGTGGCTCGCTGTTCAGCGGCCCCGGCGGTGAACGCGACGCTGCTGCACCGCTGTCGGGGACAACGCCCACGTCCTCTCGGTCGCTGGAACTGTGAGCGTCGCCTCCGCGCGCGCAACCGCGTCGTGCGCGTCGCGGTGCGCGCCGACATCCCACCACTTGCCGTCGACCAGCACGTACGCGGTGTAGAAGGTCGTGCGGGCACGGCCCAGCTGATGCGCCTCGATCACCGCGAGCAACTCGCCGCCCGCGCAGCGCTCCCACCGATCGCGACCCGCAGCATCGAAGTCGGGCAGGTCCAGCACCGCTCCGAACGCGCTCGCAGAGCTCATTCGTAGACCACAACGATCGTCCACGCCTCCGCGATCAGCCGGACATCGAAGACGCGAGAGTTCCCCGGTGCCGTCGACGCGGTGAACCGCCAGCCCTGCGGCCACACCGGCGGTTGCGTGACCATAGGCGGTACATAGTCAGGCTCTTCATGCAACCGCGTCGGCGTGTCGATCACCCGCCACCGCCGTCCGCCCCACAGCATCGCCGCCGGTACACCGTTCGTCATCCACACATTGACGATTTCTCGAGTTGCAGCCTCCACGGGGCGCTCCAATTGCTAGAACATTTATACTACATAGGAGAGCGTGTGCCGCTACATCACTCGAATCTATACCTGACATTGGCGAGACGGTCCGAGTGTGCCAGCGCGCGGCAGGCTCCCCGACCAGGACGCGGTGGGGGCTGGCTCTAGACCCAGCTCGGAGCAGAACCGAACTCGGCCGGATTGCGTCCAGCCGCCTCTAGCTACGCCGAGCGGAAGAGCTCGCCGAGCGCATCGCGCGGGTCAGGCGGATCCGGTAGCGCCAGACGCGCGCGGATGCTTTCAGGCGTCGCGCCAGTCTCCTCTATCTCTGCGATCGCGCAAGCCCACTTGAACGAATCGAGCTTCTCCCCGTAGTTCGCCTCGTAGCGCAACCGCTGGATGACTCCGCCTAACCCCATCGCTAGGACCAAGAAGAGGCCTTTCAGCAACTCCGTCGTCTGCGCCCCCTGCGTGAATCCCATCTCGAGAGCACGAATGTGCTCATCGTTCGCGCCGCGCTTCCTCGCCTTCGCGACCCTCCGCTGCACCTCCGCGGTGAGTTCGTCAGGCGTGAGAGAGACGACGTCGTCCACCGCAGTCCGAATCCGCTCGGGCATCTTGGCCACCAACGCAGACACCCGGTCGAACGTTACAAGCGCGTCCAGGCGATGGGCCAGGTGATTGCGCTCCCGATTCACCAGCTGAACCGCGGTTGCAAGATCCTCGTCCACAAGCCCGAAACCGTCACAGATGTTCAACTTCGCGTTGAAGGAGGCGCGATCGAGAACGACCTTCGCCCGCTCTCCTCGGAGCTCGATAATCGTCGTCAGCGCCTGTTCGAGTAGAAGGTGGCCACGCAGAAAG
Proteins encoded:
- a CDS encoding tyrosine-type recombinase/integrase codes for the protein MGSIKPYKTKKGRRYLVRYRKPDNSQTDKRGFTTHKAAEQFLARVEVAKSRNEYIDPKDARATIEELGPAWLLNRTRVVKPSYARTLQSAWEVHVQPKWGARRIATILHSEAQDWVSELSTRRSATTVARAYGILAGILDTAVKDRRLSSNPVRGIKMPRKKKKPHAYLTHTQVDILAATSLYPTLVYFLAYTGLRWGEATGIRVKYVDFTRRRVRIEENAVDVGGKIIVGTPKDHEKRSVPFPRFLERGIRDCVADKGDEGLLFGDGEEHVRQPSSQDGWFVAAVKRARKIDPSFKNVTAHDLRHTAASLAISAGANVKAVQHMLGHASAAMTLDTYSDLFDDDLDAVAEALDRAHAGISGIRRPRARAVEARTKRRGSLFSGPGGERDAAAPLSGTTPTSSRSLEL